CAGTGATGGAAATAAATGTTCATTCATTTGATCACGAGCGACTTCTAGGGAAAAGGCTGGCTGTGTGTTAAGGTCTCTGCAAGACCTTGCTATGGCTTCAGTGAATTTGCATTTAACTTCACTACAGTTTTCAATGGTCTCTTAACAGTCATTACTTAACCACGAGATTGCTTCTTTTTTGATTCAGAAACAATGTTTTTTCCAACATATATGCTTCCATTAGCTCCTTGGAAGAGTGAATACTCATTAGGTGAAAGAGGTCTGCCACTTTCATCTCGTAAGCTCTTAAAGAGATGATCTTGCagttcaataattttatttttataataggCATTCTCAGCCTGCAGTTTTTTCCTCTGATTGAGGACATCCTCTTTCTGCTTTCTAAGGCTGTTGATTTCTTCTTCAATGTCACTTACAACTTCTATCTTTCTTTTGCGGCACAAGCGGGCAGCAACCTTGTTCTTCCCTCTTCTACGAATATCTCTGGCTTCTTGCGCCTGGGCTTCTGACAGTGTTTCCAAAAATGTGTTAAATTCAGCAATACTCATATCTACTATTTCTTCTTCCGATGCAAAGTGtgatgatgaagaagatgaacCAATCTTTGGCTTTGCATCTTTACAATCCCTTGGGGCTTTTGTTGGTGCAAATCTGCTAGATGTGCTTGTTGATGGCCCAGAAAAATCTGGTTTCTCTTGCTTGATTGTTGCGCTTGACAACAATGGCAAAGATGTGCTCTCCCAGTTTCCACCAATGCCATGGGTTTCTTCTCTTGCagtttctgaaaagaaaaacagaccaGTAACACATTAGATATTATCAACAATTAATTCACAAACTCCAGTCTAATTTACATGGAAATCATACTTAAAATACCCAAACAGAACGAGTTTTtgacaatgacgtcagcaaggACCGGAATTTCGCATAATATATCATACCCCCCAAGGGTTCCTTATTAACGACGGCACTCCTGCTAAGAGAGCTTTACGATTTGCAGAAATTATCACGTCCCCAAACAATTCTCTTTCTGTATTCGTCGAAACGAAGCCACCCGCAAAGAataatattctttgaaacgAGCGCAAAGCACGCTAACGAGGTTTATCGGTACTGtatgaacaacaacaaacttgTAGTGCTTAAAGATAAAGAATATATTGGCCCTGCGCACAAACAATGCACCGTATTAATTACTTTGTTCGAAGTCACGAAACTGAACAGAATTTGTTAGCAAAAACGGAAATTGTTTCTAagcaaataataacaaatacTTCCAAACTAATATGGTCACGAAAGCGCTTTAAAAAGAACTGAAACAGGACAGATTAATATTAAGAACaagtatttttttcagaactgcGTACTTAAATTTGGTACTTTAAGTTGATTCGATTATGTAACTATCTGAATGTCAGAAAAATTAGCAAGTTTACCATAACTTCACGCTCATATAgcgatatatatattttttgggtGGTGATCTTAAGAATTTCAGTATCACAAGAAAGATCTTACCTGAAAACGAACCTCCACTGTCGTTTCTGGTCGCTGCTGCTTCTGAAAAGACAGGCACGAGTTCTTGTCCCAGAGGGAGCAATGTGTCATGTTTGTTTTCCACTGCATTCTGCACCGCCGGTGGTCTTGGGTCGAAAATATCGAGAGCCAAATCATTTTCAAAGTTCAAATTATCGGCCCATGATGCAAAATCAAATTCTGGGTCCACATCTTCCCCTACATGTTGGAGTTCTTCGGCTGTAGGGATGAAATCAATAGAGTCTGTCGAGAATGGACCATCAAAGTTGAATGGCTCTACGGAAATTTCGTCGAGAGGACTCTTGCGAGCGAAATCGGAAGGTACGTAGGTCTGTGGCGGTGAGCTGGGAAATTTTGTGTAGCTGTCAACAGGGCTCAATGGTTCAGCCTTGATGTGTGGATTGAAGGCTTGATCTTCAggtaaaaatgcttttttctgcGGCGGCCCCTCGTACAGTACGTCGAGGTCGATGTAGTCTTCAAGTTCGAAATTGCCCATCGATTTCAGAACTTCTTCCTCGCCTGGCGGTGTAAAGCCAGCTGCACCAAAATTATTGAAATCTCCATTGGGCAATTGAAAGTTTCCTGCACTTGATTCATGATCGTGATGAGGTGAGCCAGCGACAGATGAAAGAGGCGAGCGGGCCCCATCCGAACTGTAACCGCTCTCCAACTCGGTACTGAAGGAAGCACGCGATTCACGTGGGACTTGACTATCGACTCCGTCAAAAAGCATCGCCACACTGTCTCCATCAAATCGATTTTGGCCTGTTGTATGCCAGTCGAGAAACTCGCTTAGAGGATTATTATAATCTGCAGCTGCTTCTTTGGGAACTACATGGAAGTTGAAGTTGCTTGTGCTGCTTGGCGCAAAGGCAACTCCGGTGTAATTTTGTTGGTACTGTGGATAGGCTGGCATCGGCGGGGTTGTGTTTTGGCCGATGAACCCCTGAAGCTCTGGTCTTAACATTGAAAAGGCCATTGCGAGTTGGAAGAGGTTCGCAGAGTCGAAATACTTCTTGCCAACAGCCATGTCTGCTAATCTTACTTAATGTGAAAGTTTTGAAACGGCAATTACTGTTGATAGGAATCGGAAAAGCTTGAAAAGTTCCTTgttccttttttcttgataTAACTTGCTTGTTTATGTCTTCGGTTCCACCAATGTGAGAACTATAAAAGCAGAAAGAAACACACTTTATCGACAAACTGTACAAAACAACTGGTAAGCCCCTTTCCTCGTGATCACTTGAAAGAATTTCGCTGAGTCACTGAGCTATATAGCGATGGCGATCTATTTTGGAAGGATTTGGTCATCGATTTTTAGGCAATACTGGAGCATCAGATGACCGAAATAGACCAATAAGAACGTACGAAAGTTCTcgtatatttttaaaagcttcatTTTGATTGGTGAAAAGCTATTGACGTCATTGATTTCATCATTGGAGGGCAAAGTCACGCAAAAAAAGCCTCGTTTCGAAATCTATTGACGTCAGAATTTTTGAAGCCGCGTCCTGTTGGTCAGCGGATTGAGAatttcaatatggcggacaaGTCAAGCGACTTTACGGAAGCGGAGAGAAGGCGCATGGAAGCCATTAACAAACAGTTTGCCACTAGGCAGAAGCAACTTAAGCAgatgaaaagaagaaatttaGCCATATTTGCTTGTCTGTTAACCTCTGTTGCCGGAATTTGTATCCTTTTTATCTCAAACGAAACTGTTTTACGCAACACACTTCAGTTAATACCGCAAAGAAAACTTTATAAAGAACTACCTAATTCAAAGTAACGGAAAGCTTAGGTTAAATATTTATTGAAATATAGACTGCGGGTATGTTTCATTGACATTGTTTCTCTTGATAATTACTTGTCATCTTCTGTTTGAGAAGAAGTTTATCCGGAATAATGTAATTAAGACTTCATATCTGGTCAATTTGCGGACGGATTCTTAGTCCCCATTTCAGGGCAGTGCACGCGTAACTTTATTAAATTGCTTGTTAGTACTGAAGAGAGACGCTTGAACTAACGAATTCTATTAAAGTGGATTTATTTTAGTCACAGGCGGATATGTGTCACGTCTATATTGCATTTGGTCACAGTCACTTAATCGCGTGCGTCACGTCCAGGATATTTTAACTTCAAATACTCCGCCGCGTGAAACAATATACCACAGACCAACTTTAATACTTGCGCTGAGTTTGGTACATTATTTAAGGTGGACAAGTAAACGAAATTTGGCAAAACTTCTTATTCTTGGTTAAGTCAAAAGCACTGGTTTATTTTAATTACTAGGAATTCTTCCGTGCTTTGGGGAAGTGTATTAACTTCCTTTGCTTGAAGTGGATACGGACATGCAGTCATTTGTGTAATGTATCCACATTTGACCAGGTGTAAGGGCTTTGTGTTGTAGTATGATTGATCACTTTGCATAGAAATCTACAGCAGTATGACTTGAGTGGCTGACAAATTTAATTCCACTTTCAAGTCGTGTGGGGTCAGGTCTATTGATCATGTGTCtcccaatttttttaaaaacttttgtttACATCCATTCATGTGCTACCCCCTTTGTGGATT
The sequence above is a segment of the Porites lutea chromosome 3, jaPorLute2.1, whole genome shotgun sequence genome. Coding sequences within it:
- the LOC140931309 gene encoding uncharacterized protein, encoding MAVGKKYFDSANLFQLAMAFSMLRPELQGFIGQNTTPPMPAYPQYQQNYTGVAFAPSSTSNFNFHVVPKEAAADYNNPLSEFLDWHTTGQNRFDGDSVAMLFDGVDSQVPRESRASFSTELESGYSSDGARSPLSSVAGSPHHDHESSAGNFQLPNGDFNNFGAAGFTPPGEEEVLKSMGNFELEDYIDLDVLYEGPPQKKAFLPEDQAFNPHIKAEPLSPVDSYTKFPSSPPQTYVPSDFARKSPLDEISVEPFNFDGPFSTDSIDFIPTAEELQHVGEDVDPEFDFASWADNLNFENDLALDIFDPRPPAVQNAVENKHDTLLPLGQELVPVFSEAAATRNDSGGSFSETAREETHGIGGNWESTSLPLLSSATIKQEKPDFSGPSTSTSSRFAPTKAPRDCKDAKPKIGSSSSSSHFASEEEIVDMSIAEFNTFLETLSEAQAQEARDIRRRGKNKVAARLCRKRKIEVVSDIEEEINSLRKQKEDVLNQRKKLQAENAYYKNKIIELQDHLFKSLRDESGRPLSPNEYSLFQGANGSIYVGKNIVSESKKKQSRG